Proteins from a single region of Harmonia axyridis chromosome 4, icHarAxyr1.1, whole genome shotgun sequence:
- the LOC123677879 gene encoding uncharacterized protein LOC123677879 has protein sequence MKLDAEIMFDCLLYINAFYYGMFFACNSVMTTSKYFSAVLTPDIGRDAAVTFLLLGIEFLKLIIYKKYRETHRGLSSTFVIIMNVGTLVCCFYMLKVMNPVLKLEKLLSILMWMLASCEIFFGCLQPWFKKKPYYT, from the exons ATGAAGCTGGACGCCGAGATCATGTTCGATTGCTTGTTGTATATCAACGCGTTTTATTATGGCATGTTCTTCGCCTGCAATTCTGTGATGAcaacttcaaaatatttcagtgcGGTATTGACGCCCGATATTGGGAGAGACGCTGCCGTCACCTTCTTACTTTTAGGGATAGAATTCCTCAAGTTGATCATTTATAAGAAATACAGGGAAACACACAGAG GGTTGAGTTCTACATTTGTGATCATCATGAACGTCGGAACCTTGGTGTGCTGTTTCTACATGCTGAAAGTGATGAATCCTGTACTGAAACTGGAGAAACTACTGTCCATTTTGATGTGGATGTTGGCGTCTTGCGAGATATTTTTCGGCTGTCTCCAACCTTGGTTCAAAAAGAAGCCTTATTACACGTGA
- the LOC123678050 gene encoding UMP-CMP kinase 2, mitochondrial-like, whose product MLSALVRYLGNYRLGIIIIKELKPYGYSKYAKRYYHNKMFGEGVELPEKDEPKRPPYKCGSFNSKFKKAEKTVEYFNRSRTSLDSILNLFEEHKDKEAQISYLLETYKDIREKYSMEVGNKKNYPLIVLEGLDGSGKSTLSKQLAKNLGAEWISTPPKSLISIRDKFDDPFHWRSPFYYFCNYVAAIDVTKALKTKPVVMDRFWHSTTAYALAQMKENYYDVMKSTELPEKGSDVYEWPTDLLKPDIIIYLDVSENMRIQRLSRRASKTDQENLLEAKQEFRKNVVQAYENMANPGIFKVNGDPSFKNVLENVTAKVKELF is encoded by the exons ATGTTGTCAGCCCTAGTTCGTTATTTGGGGAACTACAGACTcggtatcattattattaaagaaCTTAAACCTTACGGTTACTCAAAATACG CTAAACGTTACTATCACAATAAAATGTTTGGTGAAGGAGTAGAACTACCTGAAAAAGATGAACCAAAACGTCCTCCATATAAATGTGGTAGCTTCAattcgaaattcaaaaaagctgaaaaaactgtggaatatttcaatagatCAAGAACTTCTCTGGATTCAATTTTGAACCTTTTCGAAGAACACAAA GATAAGGAAGCCCAGATTTCATACCTGTTAGAAACATATAAGGATATTCGTGAAAAATACTCTATGGAAGTAGGTAATAAAAAGAATTATCCACTAATAGTGCTTGAAGGATTGGATGGATCAG GAAAATCCACCTTATCCAAACAATTGGCCAAAAATTTAGGTGCTGAATGGATATCAACTCCTCCAAAATCACTTATTTCAATTCGTGACAAATTCGATGACCCCTTCCATTGGCGCAgtccattttattatttctgtaatTATGTTGCTGCTATTGATGTTACTAAAGCTTTGAAGACTAAACCAGTTGTAATGGATAGGTTTTGGCATTCAACGACAGCTTATGCTTTGGcacaaatgaaagaaaattactatgatgtcatgaaAAGTACTGAACTTCCTGAGAAAGGAAGCGATGTTTATGAATGGCCTACGGACTTGTTGAAACCTGATATTATCATATATCTTGATGTTTCTGAAAATATGAGAATCCAAAGATTATCAAGGAGGGCTTCTAAAACTGATCAGGAGAATCTTCTAGAAGCAAAGCAGGAGTTCAGAAAAAA TGTTGTACAGGCATATGAAAATATGGCAAATCCTGGCATTTTCAAAGTGAATGGGGATCcttcattcaaaaatgttttagaAAATGTTACAGCTAAAGTTAAAGAACTTTTTTAG